The Rhinopithecus roxellana isolate Shanxi Qingling chromosome 14, ASM756505v1, whole genome shotgun sequence genome includes a window with the following:
- the LOC104660028 gene encoding mitochondrial chaperone BCS1 isoform X1, with amino-acid sequence MPLSDFILALKDNPYFGAGFGLVGVGTALALARKGAQLGLVAFRRHYMITLEVPARDRSYAWLLSWLTRHSTRTQHLSVETSYLQHESGRISTKFEFVPSPGNHFIWYRGKWIRVERSREMQMIDLQTGTPWESVTFTALGTDRKVFFNILEEARELALQQEEGKTVMYTAVGSEWRPFGYPRRRRPLNSVVLQQGLADRIVRDVQEFIDNPKWYTDRGIPYRRGYLLYGPPGCGKSSFITALAGELQHSICLLSLTDSSLSDDRLNHLLSVAPQQSLVLLEDVDAAFLSRDLAVENPVKYQGLGRLTFSGLLNALDGVASTEARIVFMTTNHVDRLDPALIRPGRVDLKEYVGYCSHWQLTQMFQRFYPGQAPSLAEDFAERVLQATTQISPAQVQGYFMLYKNDPVGAIHNAESLRR; translated from the exons ATGCCACTTTCAGACTTTATTCTGGCCCTGAAGGACAATCCCTACTTTGGGGCTGGATTTGGGCTGGTGGGTGTGGGCacagccctggccctggcccggAAGGGTGCccaactgggcctggtggcattcCGGCGCCATTACATGATCACACTGGAAGTCCCTGCTCGAGACAGGAGCTATGCCTGGTTGCTTAGCTGGCTCACCCGGCACAGTACCCGTACTCAGCACCTCAGTGTCGAGACTTCGTACCTTCAGCATGAGAGCGGCCGCATTTCCACTAAGTTTGAATTTGTCCCCAGCCCCGGAAACCACTTTATCTG GTATCGAGGGAAATGGATCCGGGTAGAACGAAGTCGAGAGATGCAGATGATAGACTTGCAGACGGGAACTCCTTGGGAATCTGTCACCTTCACGGCCCTGGGCACTGACCGAAAGGTTTTCTTCAACATCCTGGAGGAAG CTCGAGAGCTAGCCTTGcagcaggaggaagggaagacTGTGATGTACACAGCTGTGGGCTCTGAATGGCGTCCCTTTGGCTATCCACGCCGCCGGCGACCACTGAATTCTGTGGTTCTACAACAGGGTCTGGCTGACCGAATTGTCAGAGACGTCCAGGAATTCATCGATAACCCCAAGTGGTACACTGACAGAG GCATTCCCTACAGACGTGGCTACCTGCTTTATGGGCCCCCTGGTTGCGGAAAGAGCAGTTTTAT CACAGCCCTGGCTGGGGAACTGCAGCACAGCATCTGCCTGCTGAGCCTCACGGACTCCAGCCTCTCTGATGACCGGCTCAACCACCTGCTGAGCGTGGCCCCGCAGCAGAGCCTGGTGCTCCTGGAGGATGTGGATGCTGCTTTTCTCAGTCGAGACTTGGCTGTGGAGA ACCCAGTAAAGTACCAAGGCCTAGGTCGCCTCACCTTCAGTGGACTGCTCAATGCCTTGGATGGTGTGGCTTCCACTGAGGCCCGCATTGTGTTCATGACCACCAACCACGTTGACAG GCTGGACCCCGCCCTGATACGCCCGGGGCGAGTGGACCTGAAGGAGTATGTGGGCTACTGCTCACACTGGCAGCTGACCCAGATGTTCCAGAGGTTCTATCCAGGGCAGGCACCTTCCTTAGCTGAGGACTTTGCAGAACGTGTCCTTCAAGCTACAACCCAGATCAGTCCTGCCCAGGTGCAGGGCTACTTCATGCTGTATAAAAATGACCCTGTAGGGGCAATTCACAATGCTGAGTCTCTGAGGAGGTGA
- the LOC104660028 gene encoding mitochondrial chaperone BCS1 isoform X2 — MYTAVGSEWRPFGYPRRRRPLNSVVLQQGLADRIVRDVQEFIDNPKWYTDRGIPYRRGYLLYGPPGCGKSSFITALAGELQHSICLLSLTDSSLSDDRLNHLLSVAPQQSLVLLEDVDAAFLSRDLAVENPVKYQGLGRLTFSGLLNALDGVASTEARIVFMTTNHVDRLDPALIRPGRVDLKEYVGYCSHWQLTQMFQRFYPGQAPSLAEDFAERVLQATTQISPAQVQGYFMLYKNDPVGAIHNAESLRR; from the exons ATGTACACAGCTGTGGGCTCTGAATGGCGTCCCTTTGGCTATCCACGCCGCCGGCGACCACTGAATTCTGTGGTTCTACAACAGGGTCTGGCTGACCGAATTGTCAGAGACGTCCAGGAATTCATCGATAACCCCAAGTGGTACACTGACAGAG GCATTCCCTACAGACGTGGCTACCTGCTTTATGGGCCCCCTGGTTGCGGAAAGAGCAGTTTTAT CACAGCCCTGGCTGGGGAACTGCAGCACAGCATCTGCCTGCTGAGCCTCACGGACTCCAGCCTCTCTGATGACCGGCTCAACCACCTGCTGAGCGTGGCCCCGCAGCAGAGCCTGGTGCTCCTGGAGGATGTGGATGCTGCTTTTCTCAGTCGAGACTTGGCTGTGGAGA ACCCAGTAAAGTACCAAGGCCTAGGTCGCCTCACCTTCAGTGGACTGCTCAATGCCTTGGATGGTGTGGCTTCCACTGAGGCCCGCATTGTGTTCATGACCACCAACCACGTTGACAG GCTGGACCCCGCCCTGATACGCCCGGGGCGAGTGGACCTGAAGGAGTATGTGGGCTACTGCTCACACTGGCAGCTGACCCAGATGTTCCAGAGGTTCTATCCAGGGCAGGCACCTTCCTTAGCTGAGGACTTTGCAGAACGTGTCCTTCAAGCTACAACCCAGATCAGTCCTGCCCAGGTGCAGGGCTACTTCATGCTGTATAAAAATGACCCTGTAGGGGCAATTCACAATGCTGAGTCTCTGAGGAGGTGA